In Halogranum gelatinilyticum, the DNA window CCCCCCGAACGCACTGTCGTCGTCTTTCCCTCCAGTTCGTGCATCCCGATGTCCCGGCTACAGTCGGGACAGTGTATCTTGGGCACGTGTACCAAGAACCGAAACAGCGGGTTAAATCCTCCGCTAATTGTAACGGATGTTTATCTTTCTTCTTGACTAGACAGTCGTCTCACACGAACGCTTCGGGCTGATGCCCGCAGGGGGCTCTTAGAAGTCGGCCTGCGAACACCTTTTACTCGCTCACTCCGTTCGCTCGCAAACTGTCGATGAAAAGACCGCAGGACCGCTTAGAAGTCGTCCTCGAAGACGAAGGTGCCGTCGCGCTGGACGACCTCGCCGTCGACCTCGATGACCGACTCCTCGCTCATGTCGACGATCATGTCGACGTGTTCGGCGCTCTCGTTGAGTTCGTTCTCGTCGCCCACGGTCTCGGGGTAGGCCGACCCGACGGCCATGTGGACGGTGTCGCCCATCTTCTCGTCGAAGAGCATGTTGTAGGTGAACTGGTCGATGGCGCGGTTCATGCCGATACCGAGTTCGCCGAGGTAGCGCGCGCCCTCGTCGGTGTCGAGGATGCCCGTCAACAGCTCCTCGTTGCGGTCGGCGCTGTGGCCGACGACCTTGCCGTCCTCGAACGTCAGGCGCGCACCCTCGATCTCGCGGCCGTAGCGGTACAGCGGCATGTCGAAGTGGACCTCGCCCTCGACGCTGTCCTTGACGGGCGCGGTGAAGACCTCGCCGCCGGGGAGGTTCTTCTCGCCGTAGTCGTTGAGCGTCGAGTTGCCCGCGACCGACATCGTCAGGTCGGTGTCGTCGCCGCTTCTGATGCGGACCTCGTCAGCGTCGTCCATGATCTCGACCATCTGCGCCTGGAACTCGCGCTGCTCGTCCCAGTCTTTGTTGACGGCGTCCCAGACGAAGTTCTCGTAGCCCTCAGTGCTCATACCCGCGAGTTGGGCGTAGCCACCCGTGGGATACTGCGTGAGACACCAGCGCGTCGAGAGCCGTTCCTTCTGGACCGGCTGGTAGGCGCGGCGGTAGGCGGCGTTGGTCTCGGGGGCGACGTCGCTCTTCTCGGAGGGGTTCGGCCCGGCACGGGCGAGGATGACGACGTCGGCCTCCTCGTACATCGCGAGATGGTGACTTGGCGTGTCGAAGTCGTCCTCGCGTGCGCGAAGGAACGCACGGTCGGCACGGTCGGAGTAGTTCAGATAGAGCGGGTTCGCGCCGCGGTCACCGATGAGCTCGTGGAGGGCGACGCCGAGGTCCTCGGCTTCCGACGGGAGGTAGACAACGACGTTGTCCCCCGCCTGGATGTCTGTCGAGTGGTCGACGATGATTTCTGCGTGTTCACGGATTCGCGCGTCCATAACGGTTCTTCCGAGGGCCGGGGGATGGGCCTTTCGGGTTCTCGTGCCCTTCGAAACCAACGGGCGCTCACACTGCTCACGTGGTCTCTATATGCTCAGCCAACGACATCTGTGTCGTGGCAATGTCTTCCGACTCTCGCACTCCGCTCACCACGTTCACCGTCTCCCGCCAGACCGCGCTCGAGTGGACCGGCCTCGGCACCGCCGGCTTCGTCGTCGCGCTGTTCGTCCTCGGCGGTCTCTACGGTGTCGTCCACGGCACGGCCTCCCTCGGCGTCAACGTGGACGCCGAGAACGTCGGCGGCGTCGCCGTCGGTGGTCTCGTCCTCCTCGTGCTCTCGGCCGGACTCATCGTGGTCCACGAACTGCTCCACGGCGTCGCGATGAAACGCTACGGCGGCGACCCCCGCTACGGCGCGGGCATTGCCCACTTCGTCCTCCCGTACGCCTACGCGACGAGCGACACCGAGTTCACCCGAAACCAGTTTATCGTCATCGCGCTGGTGCCGCTCGTCGTCATCACGGCTGTCGGCGTCCCGGTGATGCTCGCGTTCGACCTCCCCATCCTGCTCGTTCCCCTCGCGCTCAACGTCGGCGGCGCGGTCGGCGACCTCTGGATGGTCCGCCTGCTGCTTCGCTATCCCGCAGACGTCGACGTCCACGACGACGTGACCGGGCTCCGCGTCTTCGGCGACGCCGAGTTCGCCCCCGTCGACAGTCCGCGGACCGTCCTCCGGAGCAGTCTCGTCGGCTTCGGCGTGGTCCTCGGGTTGAGCTTCCTCGCGGCCATGCTCGCGCCGATGCTCCTCGACATCGCCGGTGTCACGTCGCTCTCGCTGGGTCCCGCGGGCACCCCGTGGAGCCTCCTCCAGTTCGAGAGCGGTCCCGACGGCTTCTCCAGCACGTTCGGTCTCGGCGGTCTCCTCGGTCTGAGCGCGGCTGCCGGTCTCGCCTACGGCCTGCTCACGGCCGGTCGCGGCCGACGCCGCTCGGCCTGAACGCTGTTCACGACCACGACCTATTTCCACTCACCCCCGAATTGGGGGACATGATCGACCTCCGCAGCGACACCGTCACGATGCCGAGCGACGCCATGCGTGATGCGGCCCGCGACGCCGACGTCGGCGACGACGTCTACGGCGACGACCCGACCGTCAACGAACTCGAAGCCCGCGCCGCCGACCTCGTCGGCACCGAAGACGCCCTCTACGTCCCGACGGGCACGATGGGCAACCAGATCGCCGCCCGCACGCACACCCAGCGG includes these proteins:
- a CDS encoding aminopeptidase; this translates as MDARIREHAEIIVDHSTDIQAGDNVVVYLPSEAEDLGVALHELIGDRGANPLYLNYSDRADRAFLRAREDDFDTPSHHLAMYEEADVVILARAGPNPSEKSDVAPETNAAYRRAYQPVQKERLSTRWCLTQYPTGGYAQLAGMSTEGYENFVWDAVNKDWDEQREFQAQMVEIMDDADEVRIRSGDDTDLTMSVAGNSTLNDYGEKNLPGGEVFTAPVKDSVEGEVHFDMPLYRYGREIEGARLTFEDGKVVGHSADRNEELLTGILDTDEGARYLGELGIGMNRAIDQFTYNMLFDEKMGDTVHMAVGSAYPETVGDENELNESAEHVDMIVDMSEESVIEVDGEVVQRDGTFVFEDDF
- a CDS encoding DUF3267 domain-containing protein, whose product is MSSDSRTPLTTFTVSRQTALEWTGLGTAGFVVALFVLGGLYGVVHGTASLGVNVDAENVGGVAVGGLVLLVLSAGLIVVHELLHGVAMKRYGGDPRYGAGIAHFVLPYAYATSDTEFTRNQFIVIALVPLVVITAVGVPVMLAFDLPILLVPLALNVGGAVGDLWMVRLLLRYPADVDVHDDVTGLRVFGDAEFAPVDSPRTVLRSSLVGFGVVLGLSFLAAMLAPMLLDIAGVTSLSLGPAGTPWSLLQFESGPDGFSSTFGLGGLLGLSAAAGLAYGLLTAGRGRRRSA